In Pseudomonadota bacterium, the sequence CCCGGATTCCGGATACCGGTCGGTGAACAGGGGAAGGGGACCCCCGTTGTTGATCAGCACCATGGTCTTGTCGGAAAATGCGATGTAGCGGGGATGGGCGAGGTTTGAGGTGATAATATCAAGGTCACCGTCGCCATCCAGATCCCCGCTGACGCTGCCGATCGAATGCCCGTAGGCCCCGTTCACCTCACGCCCCTGCACCCCGTTTGCCTCGGCTGCGTCCACTACGGAACTGTTTCCTTGATTGAGCCAGAGAAAGTTGGGGTCGAGTCGGTAGTTGGCAACCAGGATATCCTGCCAACCGTCACCATCCAGATCGGACCAGGTCACCCCGCGGCCGCACATCCCCTCCTCGCTGACCACGCCGACCGCAGCGGAACTCTCGGCAAAACCTCCCTCGCCCCGATTGACAAACAGCTGGTCGCGGCCGCACACTCCGCGCATCACCACCCCGTGTTCGTAGTTGGCCACATAGAGGTCGAGAAGGCCGTCATTGTTCAGGTCCCCCCAGGCCGCCGCCTCGGTGCGGAGAAAAGGAGATGCGGTTTGAGGAAAGGCGCCGCTCTCAACAAAACGGACCCCGTCTTCATTATGCAGGAGGTGGTTGCCCCCGTGGGAAGTCACAAAAATATCAAGGGAACCATCGTTGTCATAGTCGCCAAAAACCCCGCCGTTCGATCCGGCGATCCCGGCCAGGCGGTCCGAATCCGGTACAAAGCCGCCGTCTCCCTGGTTGCTGAAAAGGCGGCTGCCGTCCAGCAGCAGATCGTCATCGCCGTCATTGTCATAATCACCCCAGGCCACCCGACTCGCCCTGACCCCGTCGAGTCCTGCCGCCACGGTAACATCGGTAAACCACACGCCATCCTGTTCCTGAGTCTGGAAATAGGTGCGCGGATCGCCATTGAAACCATCCCGGTCGGACAAAATTGCCCGGAGTTCCGTTGTGGTCTCAGGCCTCGGCGAACCATTGACCAGCGCTTTCCTGAAGAACTGCAGCGCCTGTTCCGGTTGGCCATCCCCGAGGTGGATCATCCCCAGGAAATGGTGCGGCCCGGGCCAGCTCTCCTTCATCGCGGCCACTTCGGTAAAGAGTTTTCGGGCCTCTGCCGTTTCACCCAGCCCCAGCCGGGCCCGACCCAAAAGATAGAGAGAAAGCATCCGGAAGTTTTCGATTTCCTCCCCCCAGAGAGTTTCGCTGAACGGCTCCGGTATCTCCAGGGAAAGCTCTTCAATACCTCGCAGGCTTTGCTGCAGCAGGTGAATCGCCTGCGGGAAATCGGTGTTGTGCTCAATCAGCCAGAAGGCCGCCGCGCCGTTCAGATAGGGACTCGTTGCCTTATCCTGCAACACAGAACGGACAAGCTGCTGGTGGTCCGGTTCATCCTGCTGTTTTGCCGAGAGCTCCCGGAAGACGATGGTAGCTGCCTTGTCGGCCATTCTTTGATCGGAAAAGTTGCGGATATAGCGCTCGGCAAGGTCCAGCCGGCGGTCGCTGCCGGGGGGAGACTCAATGATTTCACTGAACAGGGTGGAGGCTATCTCGGCGGTCATGGCTGAACCATTCCCTTTTTCGATCAATTGCCGAATCAGGGCAAACCGTTTTTCCTGATCATTCAGATAATAATACCCCTGGTAGGCACTGTAGAGTAATTCCACGGAAGGCTCCGGACGGTTGAGCAGTTCCGCGATCTCCTGCCGGACATTCTCCCGAATCTCCTCGGCGGCACTGCCGACCTCCAGGCGGATACCCCAGCAGAAGCCCAGGGCAATAAAATAGTCCGGCGATTCACCACCGAGTTCCGAACAGGCCGCCAAAGCCTCGTCCATGCGGCCCATATGAAACAGGGCCTCGGCCCGCCCGTGCACCGGTGCGGCCTCTCCAGGTCGCAACCTGCCGGCATCGGTGAACTCGGCAAGGGCGAGGGAGTGGTGCCTGGTATTGAGATATTGACGTCCCAGAATCAGACGCGACTGAAAGTTGTCGGTTTCAGGGGCTGGACCCTTGAGATCGATGGTTGCGCAGGAAACCAGGACCGCCGCCAGCAAAGAACAGATCAAGAGTCGGAAGATGCGGAGATGCTTTTGACTGCGGAGTCTCTTTTGCTTCGAGTGATCCATGACAACACAGACCCTTTCAGATTTCCCAACCCGGATGTTACATGAACAATATTGTGGTCCGACAGTATATAAAAAAAGCAGCGCCAATCAAATGGCCCTGCTTTTTTCTGAGAAGGAGTCTCGTTTTCAAGTGTACGTTGCGTTACTGCCGCCGTATTTATTTTGTTTTAAGACCCTTCCATTAAATGAAGAATACCACTTTGCATAATGCAAGGCAAAGCGGTTCGGGTTATTTTTTCGGAAAAGAGCTGCTCAGTCCGACTCTATCCCTTTTCCGCCGGGGGATTGATAGCTATAATAATTTTTAAACCCGACAAAAATAAATCTGCGCCGGTTTTGCTCACTCACAAACAATGAAACATAACAGATGAAAACCAGCGAACCATACCGCGGTTTTGAACAGGGACCGATCCGCCCGCCGAGCGAGGCGGCAAGCCTCTTGATCAGAATCACCCGTAATTGCCCCTGGAACCGCTGCACCTTCTGCCCCGTATACAAGGGTGAAAAATTCAGCCTGCGTCCGGTGGACCACGTAATCCGGGACATTGATACCGTCCGTTTTTATGTTGCGGCGATTGTCGCCGCCGAAAGGTCCGGACAATCCGGTCCCCGAAGAGAACTTGCCCGGCTCTCACCTGGTGGAGGGGAGGGGGACCTCCGGGCCCTCAATGCAGCATTCAATTTCGTCGCCAACGGGATGAGTTCGATCTTCATCCAGGACGGCAACAGCCTGATCCTCAAACCGGACGAGATCATCCGGATCCTGGGTCATCTCAGAAACGCTTTTCCGACAGTCACCCGGATCACCTCCTATGCCCGGTCGCACACCATCGCCAGAATAAGCGCTCCCGACTTGCGCCGGATCGCCGAGGCTGGTCTGAACCGGATCCATATCGGGATGGAATCCGGCTCGGACAAGGTCCTCCGGATGGTGAACAAGGGGGTCGACAAAAAAACGCATATCGCGGCAGGACTGAAAGTGAAAGAGGCCGGGATCGAGTTGTCGGAATACGTGATGCCGGGTCTTGGCGGAAAAGCATTATCCGGGGAGCACGCACGGGAAACGGCCGATGCCCTGAACCGGATCAATCCGGATTTTATCCGGTTTCGCGCCCTTGCCCTGCCCGGTGACGCGCCGCTCACCGCCCGGTATAAAGAAGGCAACTTCGATAAAATGGGCGAGGTTGATACCGCCGGGGAACTCCTTCTTTTCCTGGAAACACTGGCCGGGATCAGCAGCACGATAAAAAGTGATCATGTGCTGAACCTTTTTCCCGAAATCGACGGGGTGCTTCCCGATGACAAGGAGAAGATGATGATGCCTCTCCGCGCGTTCCTGCAACTTGACCCAGAGGAGCAGATGCTGTTCTGTATCGGCCGGAGAACCCAGAGGTTTTCAAGGTTCATTGATTTGAATAACCAGCAACTCCGCGGGTACGCCCGGGAAATGTGCGCAGAACTTGGTGCAACGCCGGAAAACTTCGATGCGGTCATTGAGGCGCTGATGCAGCAGTTTATTTAGGACTCCGGGATCACATTTCATTCATCGTCGCATCCACCACCTGGCGGACATCGGCCAGGCATCAGCGCCCCTTGGGGTTCGTGTCCTTGCAGCGGCACCCGCCGGCTTTTTTCTCGACGGCGATCCGCTCCATGATCAGGGATTTGCCGTTGGCCCGAACATCCCGGGCAATATCTTCATCGGTATAATTGAAACAGTAGCAGATCTTCTCACTCATATTCGTCACCAGTTGAGGGTTTCCGCACCACCCGGATGATTTGTTTCGACCGTGGCAAAAAAGAGAATGTAAAAGGGAGGATGCAGAAAGATCTTCGCTTCTGCATCCTCCCTTCTTATTTCAAATTCATCTTTCGGTGATAAGTTTCGTTTGAGCAGACAGGCTGCTCAACTTAAGCTTTATCAGATCTCAGCCCAGATGATCGGCAATCTTCTGGGCGGCGTTGCGGTTCAGGGTCTTGGCGCAGTATGTGCCGCCCTTGGTCGAGGCCTGTGTGTCGTCCCAGGCGAGCACAATCTGGCCATTGCGATCGACCAGATCGTAATGGGCGCTGAGTACGTCGGCGCCGGCCATCATCCCGGCCATGAACCTGGCCCCCTTGGGGATCATCTTGTGATCGGTGATGGTGATCTTCAGCAGGTAGCCGTTCCTGGTGAATTCCCCCTCGGACTGGATCCTCTTCGGCTGCAGCCCGGTTCTTTTTAAGGCCTGGATGATGTCGCGATCCATCCAGTTCAGGGTCTGATTGAGCAGGGCAACCTGGTCGCCATTCAGTCCCGACGTGTCAGCGCCCAAAGAGAGTACCGCAATATCCCCGCTCACCCCCTCCCGGAGAGTGACCCTTTCGGAGCCGCCTCCTCCGCAAGCGCTGAAAAAGGTGACTGCCAGAAAAGCCAATAAAAGAATCTGTAATTTTTTCATGATATTTCCTCCTGCTGGATGTATTTTCGGGTCGACCCCTGAGCTGATGATTCCCGCAATCGGGATATCATACCAATAAAGCAAAATTATCAATGGATATTGCAAATTTTTTTTCAGAACTTGCCTCACAGATCCCTCAAACCGGATATGATCAGGGTCCGATCCGCTCGTAGAGGAGATCGCAGACCTCATGCCCCTTTGTCAGACCGCGCTT encodes:
- a CDS encoding VCBS repeat-containing protein — translated: MICSLLAAVLVSCATIDLKGPAPETDNFQSRLILGRQYLNTRHHSLALAEFTDAGRLRPGEAAPVHGRAEALFHMGRMDEALAACSELGGESPDYFIALGFCWGIRLEVGSAAEEIRENVRQEIAELLNRPEPSVELLYSAYQGYYYLNDQEKRFALIRQLIEKGNGSAMTAEIASTLFSEIIESPPGSDRRLDLAERYIRNFSDQRMADKAATIVFRELSAKQQDEPDHQQLVRSVLQDKATSPYLNGAAAFWLIEHNTDFPQAIHLLQQSLRGIEELSLEIPEPFSETLWGEEIENFRMLSLYLLGRARLGLGETAEARKLFTEVAAMKESWPGPHHFLGMIHLGDGQPEQALQFFRKALVNGSPRPETTTELRAILSDRDGFNGDPRTYFQTQEQDGVWFTDVTVAAGLDGVRASRVAWGDYDNDGDDDLLLDGSRLFSNQGDGGFVPDSDRLAGIAGSNGGVFGDYDNDGSLDIFVTSHGGNHLLHNEDGVRFVESGAFPQTASPFLRTEAAAWGDLNNDGLLDLYVANYEHGVVMRGVCGRDQLFVNRGEGGFAESSAAVGVVSEEGMCGRGVTWSDLDGDGWQDILVANYRLDPNFLWLNQGNSSVVDAAEANGVQGREVNGAYGHSIGSVSGDLDGDGDLDIITSNLAHPRYIAFSDKTMVLINNGGPLPLFTDRYPESGISFDETNSDPLLFDVDLDGDLDLYVTSIYPNRASHLYLNDGSGGFTDRTWLSGAGVTNGWGAATADFDGDGFPDLLVAGSEGVRLLHNEGGPNNWLKVRVDDRNCNRFGVGSKVTARFDRQRQVREITAGRGTGSQDSLTVHFGLGHFRGPVSIEVKSLCGETMQDQTTELNRTLVISNQPSPD
- a CDS encoding radical SAM protein, with protein sequence MKTSEPYRGFEQGPIRPPSEAASLLIRITRNCPWNRCTFCPVYKGEKFSLRPVDHVIRDIDTVRFYVAAIVAAERSGQSGPRRELARLSPGGGEGDLRALNAAFNFVANGMSSIFIQDGNSLILKPDEIIRILGHLRNAFPTVTRITSYARSHTIARISAPDLRRIAEAGLNRIHIGMESGSDKVLRMVNKGVDKKTHIAAGLKVKEAGIELSEYVMPGLGGKALSGEHARETADALNRINPDFIRFRALALPGDAPLTARYKEGNFDKMGEVDTAGELLLFLETLAGISSTIKSDHVLNLFPEIDGVLPDDKEKMMMPLRAFLQLDPEEQMLFCIGRRTQRFSRFIDLNNQQLRGYAREMCAELGATPENFDAVIEALMQQFI
- a CDS encoding DUF4410 domain-containing protein: MKKLQILLLAFLAVTFFSACGGGGSERVTLREGVSGDIAVLSLGADTSGLNGDQVALLNQTLNWMDRDIIQALKRTGLQPKRIQSEGEFTRNGYLLKITITDHKMIPKGARFMAGMMAGADVLSAHYDLVDRNGQIVLAWDDTQASTKGGTYCAKTLNRNAAQKIADHLG